AAGGTATTTAATAGCAAAAGCTCGTCAGTTAGTTGGCATGATAACCAATACCGAATACATGGGTTGTCTTCTACCTTGCATATCCATCGATCAAACAAAATACCGCGAGAGAGACTACATGGAGAATCTCTTCAATTTCTGGACAACTGGAAACACTAATCAATTTAATGCAAACGAATTATGGGAACATCGTCTGAGACAAAGTCTGGGAGTCAGATATGATAACAGAATGGGAATTTACGATTGGGATTACCACATGCGCATGAAAGATGTAGCAAGTCAAATTTGTTTCCAAGAATACAAGCATTTTAGAGAACATGGTGTTGCTTTTACGTGGCTCGAGACTGAAGTGTGTCGACCAAACGTGTCATTAGCTGCTGGTGTCTACAAATGTGGGGATAGGTACCTCCATCGAGGATACCTTGGAGATATGGTAACTTCGCCTTATATAGCGTACGGACTTAACTGCGAAGATAAGGATATGTTAAAGTCCTCCCATGGGGTGAATTATAAGCGAGCTACTGATATATCCGAGAGAAATGTGATGAGATTATTATATGAACTTGAAAACCGTGCTCCTTTTGATGCTAAAGCATTAAATATAGACAGCCAACAGAACTTAGGTATGACCGTTCTAAGCCAATTCGATGCGAAGATATCTCAAAGCTGTTCTGAGGCACCCATAGTTTTACGGGAAGACAGAGATACTTATATTGATGTGGATTATGGCAAGGTGCACTTTCTTTCACTGTCTGCACTTGATCACTACCCCCATAAGCCTCACTTTCAAGGTTTGTTCCATGGCATATTTGTTGGTCACAACGTGCTGCCGCGAGTGAAGCCGAGCGTCTGGTCGATGGCGCGGGAAGATGCTATAATTATTATGGAGTCTCGGAAGTATTTCGTGGAGTTAAAGAGGGATGATGTGAAGGCATATGGGGATCAGATCCAACAAGCAGCTACTACAGCGCAATGTGAGAAGGTTGGATCCTTCAATCCTGAAAATGATGATTTTGCAAGATTTGTGATAAAAAGGAAAAGTGAAAGTTCAGATTTGGCgttttgaataattataattctcaATGTCTTAACGATATAATTTatgtcttaattttttaaaataatgtattaaactatactaattaaatattataagtagcTTCTGTTGCGATTATTGTAATacataatttaagttaaattttaagaccatattaattttataatttcctttccaccgcgactttgtccgcatCTACTAAATGATTAAAAGTTCCGTattatctaattaaaatatagtctatatcGCCTACATATGTCATAACGTAGCATTTTATTGGTAGagaatactttaaatatataaagatttttggAGTTTAGCAATTACa
Above is a genomic segment from Melitaea cinxia chromosome 5, ilMelCinx1.1, whole genome shotgun sequence containing:
- the LOC123653371 gene encoding dynein axonemal assembly factor 3 homolog, with translation MFWGISPALDLQKEYLKHGNESAYELNFLVIGGSDARHLIKTLAQAYRESRRYMNLFVVDGCPELIARQILLLSLALEKTTRCGLLDKTRRFLEVYGNMLLRPPTSRYLIAKARQLVGMITNTEYMGCLLPCISIDQTKYRERDYMENLFNFWTTGNTNQFNANELWEHRLRQSLGVRYDNRMGIYDWDYHMRMKDVASQICFQEYKHFREHGVAFTWLETEVCRPNVSLAAGVYKCGDRYLHRGYLGDMVTSPYIAYGLNCEDKDMLKSSHGVNYKRATDISERNVMRLLYELENRAPFDAKALNIDSQQNLGMTVLSQFDAKISQSCSEAPIVLREDRDTYIDVDYGKVHFLSLSALDHYPHKPHFQGLFHGIFVGHNVLPRVKPSVWSMAREDAIIIMESRKYFVELKRDDVKAYGDQIQQAATTAQCEKVGSFNPENDDFARFVIKRKSESSDLAF